CCGGGCCAGTTCGGCCTGGCCGGTTCGTTGTGCGGCCGGATAGCCGCCTGTTGCTCATAGCCGGGACATGTATAAGCGACCAGCCCCGGTTCTCTCTTTCGAAAACCGCGCCAATCGCTCGACAATCTCGAATTGGCGGGGTTCTAACGGACTCGAGGCACGATCGTCAACAGTCCAAATGCCCAAAATCGGGCGCAATGATGTAATTTTGGCTAAATTCGTGTCCCAAGCTCAAAGAGAGGACAGAATCTCGTTGATTTGGGCCGTCACGACATCAATGTCCGCCATACCGTCGACCTGTTTGAGCAGGCCCTTTGCATAGTAATAGCCCAACAGTGGTGAGGTTTCCTTATAGTAAGCCTGCAGGCGTGTGCGCACGGTCTCGGGGTTGTCGTCCTTGCGGCGGCTGAACTCGGTCGAGCCGCACTTGTCGCACACGCCATCCTTGGCCGGTTTCAGGTTGACGTCATGATAACCGGCACCGCAGTTGGCGCAGGTATAGCGGCCGGAAATGCGATCAACCAGCACATCATCGTCAACGCGCAATTCGACAACAGCAGACAGGCCCATATCCTTTGAGGCGAGCATTTTTTCAGTTGCATCCGCCTGGACGAGTGTGCGCGGATAACCGTCGAGTATGAAGCCGGGCTTGCAGTCCGGCTGATCGAGGCGTTCAGAGACAATCGCATTGACGATATCGTCGGACACAAGCTTGCCCGCATCCATGACGGCTTTTGCCCGCAAACCGACTTCGGTTTCACCTGCAACGGCCGCACGCAGCATGTCGCCTGTCGACAATTGCGGGATACCGTGTTTTTCAACCAGTCGCTGCGCTTGGGTCCCCTTACCCGCCCCCGGCGGTCCAAGCAGAATCAGTCTCATCGTCCCCTCTTTCCTCCACGAAGTTTCGACTTCTTGATCAGCCCCTCATATTGCTGCGCAATCAGGTGTCCTTGAACCTGCGCAACAGTGTCGAGCGTCACACTGACCACAATCAGCAGAGACGTTCCGCCAAGATAGAAGGGAATGCCCGTTTGCGCGATAAGCACTTCAGGCAGAAGACAAACGAAAATCAGGTAGATTGCGCCGACGGCCGTAATGCGCGTCAGGACGTAATCGATGTATTCCGCCGTACGTTCACCCGGACGAATGCCCGGAATGAATCCGCCATGGCTCTTCAGATTGTCAGCTGTGTCCTTCGGATTGAAAACGACAGCCGTATAGAAAAAAGCGAAAAAGCCGATCATGACCGCATAAAACAGCATGTAGAGCGGCTGACCGTGTCCGAGCGTTGCAAGGACCGCCGTTGCCCATGGCGGAAGATCGGTTGTGTTCGAAAAGCCTGCGAGCGTTGCCGGCAGCAACAAAAGCGAGGACGCAAAGATGGGCGGGATAACACCAGCCGTATTGAGCTTCAGCGGCAGGTGGGAAGAGTCGCCCTGGAACATGCGGTTGCCGACCTGACGCTTCGGATACTGAATGAGAAGCCGACGCTGTGCACGCTCCATGAAGACGATAAACGCGATCACTGCGATGGCGATAACGATCACCATGATGATCAGGCCGGTGGACAGAGCGCCGGTCCGGCCGAGCTCAAGCGTGCCAGCGATTGCGCCAGGCAGCGCGGCGACAATACCGGCAAAAATGATCAGCGAGATACCGTTACCGATGCCGCGGGCGGTAATCTGCTCGCCCAGCCACATCAGGAACATGGTACCGCCCACCAGGGTGATGACCGTGGAAATACGGAAGAACCAGCCGGGATCGGTAACGATGCCGCTGCCCGACTCCAATCCGACCGCGATACCGTAGGCCTGCATGGTGGCCAGCAGCACGGTGCCGTAACGGGTATACTGGTTGATGACCTTGCGGCCCTGCTCGCCTTCTTTCTTGAGCTGCTCAAGCGTCGGTACGACCGACGTCATCAACTGCATGATGATGGAGGCGGAAATGTACGGCATGATGCCGAGTGCGAAGATCGCCATACGCTCGACGGCACCACCGGCAAACATATTGAACAGTCCGAGAATACCGCCGGCCTGTTGCTGGAACGCCTGCGCAAACGCTTCCGGGTTCAGACCGGGAAGCGGAATATAGGTGCCCAGCCGATAGACCAGAAGCGCACCCAGGGTAAACCAGATGCGCTTCTTGAGATCCTCGGCTTTCGCAAAGGCAGAAAAATTCAGATTGGCTGCGAGTTGTTCGGCTGCAGATGCCATGCGCAATCTCCGCGAGACCCGTTCCCTGAAAGCCTATCGACGTCAATAGGATACCGGGCGGATCAGATTTTCTGTTTTCAGGCGACGGATACGTGATCCCTGACCAGATTTCCGGCCGCCTTTCAGTTCGCGTCCCCAATGACGCCTTGCGTCATCCATATGGGAACAGGCTGGCCCATTGCAAATCACAACAGGCCAACTTGAGTTTATTTCTCGGCTTGCTCCGCCGCGGCGAGCAGCTTGATGGAGCCGCCGGCCTTTTCGATTTTCTCGATGGCGGTCTTTGAAGCGCCGGCAACCTCAAGGGTGAGCTTGGCTTTCAACTCTCCATCTGAAAGGACGCGTACGCCGTCTTTTTCACGACGGATAACGCCAGCGTCCTTGAGAGCAGCAGCATCAACGGTCTTCTTTGCATCAAGCTTCTTGGCATCTACGGCCGCCTGTAGGCGCCCGACGGATACAACGTTGAAATTCTTGGCAAAAATATTCGTGAAGCCGCGCTTGGGAAGACGCCGGTAAATCGGCATCTGGCCGCCTTCAAAACCCTTGATGGCGACGCCCGAGCGGGATTTCTGACCCTTTACGCCGCGACCGCCGGTCTTGCCCTTGCCCGAGCCAATGCCGCGACCGACGCGCTTGTTGACCCTGGTGGCGCCTTCATTGTCACGAAGTTCATTCAGTTTCATCTTATCAACTCCCCTCAGCCTTCGTCGACGACGCGCACGAGGTGACTAACCTTGCGGATCATTCCGCGCACGGCCGGGGTATCTTCCAGCGTGCGGCGGCGATGCATCTTGTTGAGACCCAGACCGATGAGCGTCTGACGCTGGTCGGCCGGGCGGCGGATTGGGCTACCGGTCTGTTCGACGGTAACGGTCTTGCCTGTTTTCTTATCAGCCATATCGAACCGTGCCCTTACTCTTCATTGCCGACAATCGATGCACGGCGCGCCTGAAGCGTGGAATATTTGATGCCACGCTGGGCAGCAATATCCTTGGGGTGCATCTGGTGCTTGAGCGCATCGAACGTGGCGCGAACCATGTTGTACGGATTGGACGATCCGGTGGACTTGGCAACCACGTCCTGCATGCCGAGCGTTTCGAAAACGGCACGCATCGGTCCGCCTGCGATGATCCCGGTACCTGGCTTTGCCGAACGCAGGAGAACCTTGCCGGCGCCGTGACGGCCGCGCACATCATGGTGCAGCGTACGGCCGGAGCGCAGCGGAACAAAGATCATGTTGCGCTTGGCCGATTCTGTTGCCTTGCGGATTGCTTCCGGGACTTCACGGGCCTTGCCGTGTCCGAAACCAACTCTGCCTTTCTGATCGCCAACAACAACCAGTGCGGCAAATCCGAAACGGCGGCCGCCCTTGACGACCTTTGCCACGCGGTTGATGTGAACCAGCTTGTCGACAAATTCGCTGTCGCGTTCGTCGTCCCTACCGCGATTGTCGCGGCGCTGTTCTCTTGCCATTGTCCTTGTCCTTTTTCTTTTCCGGGTGCAACGGGCAGTTTGATTAGAAATTCAGTCCGGCTTCGCGCGCGGCATCCGCCAGCGCCTTGATCCGGCCATGATAAATGAATGCGCCGCGATCGAACACGACGTCCTTGACGCCGGCTTTCGAGGCGCGCTCTGCAACGAGCTTGCCGACGGCGGCGGCGGCATCCTTGTCAGCGCCGGTCTTCAACTTCTTGCGCAGATCGACATCGAGCGTCGAAGCGGCAACAATGGTGTTGCCGGCCACATCATCGATGATCTGTGCATAGATGTTCTTGGAAGAACGGTGAACAGAAAGGCGCGGACGGCCATTGGCCACGGCCTTGACCTGACGGCGGACACGCGCTGCACGACGCACAAGTACTTCTTTCCTGCTGGCCATTTTGCGTAATCCTTACTTCTTCTTGCCTTCTTTGCGGACAATCCGCTCTTCGGCATATTTCACACCCTTGCCCTTATAGGGTTCGGGTTTGCGGAAACCGCGGATCTTCGAGGCGACCTGGCCGACCTGTTGCTTGTCGATGCCGGTGACAACGATCTCGGTCGGCTTCGGGCAGGCAATCGAAATGCCGTCCGGAGCTTCAAAGATGACGTCATGGCTGTAACCCAGTGCAAGCTGAAGGTTCTTACCCTGCATGGCGGCACGATAACCAACACCGTTGATCTCGAGACGACGCTCGAAACCGTCAGTAACGCCTGTGATGATATTTTCGATCATCGTGCGCGACATGCCCCATTTGGAGCGCGCATCCTTGGATTGATCGACCGGAGACACCACAAGCTGGTTCTCCTCGAGTTTGACCAGAACCTCGTCATTGACGACAAAGCTCAGTTCACCCTTCGGTCCCTTGGCGGTGACCTTCTGTCCCTCGACGGTCGCAGTGACGCCGGCGGGAACGGAAACGGGCTTTTTACCGATACGAGACATTTTTCAAACCTGTCTGACCGTTATGGAGGACCGGCCACATCAGAAGATGTGACACAGAACCTCGCCACCTACATTCTGTTCGCGCGCCTCATGATCGGCCATCACACCTTTCGGGGTCGAAAGGATCGAGATGCCGAGGCCGTTCGCGACCTGCGGGATAGACTTGACCGAAACATAAACACGGCGGCCCGGCTTGGAGACACGAGAGATCTCGCGGATCACCGGTGTGCCTTCATAGTATTTGAGCTCGATGTTTATCTCGGACTTGCCGTTGTCGTAATTCACTTCCGAATATCCGCGGATGTAGCCCTCGGACTGCAGCACGTCCAGAACACGGGCGCGCAGCTTGGAAGCCGGAGTTGAAACGGTCGACTTGCGGCGGCCGTTCGCATTGCGGATACGGGTGAGCATATCGCCCAGCGGATCAGTCATTGCCATGTGCCTGTCTCCTTACCAGCTGGACTTGACGACGCCCGGAACGCGGCCGAGCGAGCCGAGCTCGCGAAGCGCGATACGGGAAAGTTTCAGCTTGCGGTAATAACCGCGCGGACGGCCGGAAACCTCACAACGGTTGCGGATGCGTGTCTTCGATCCGTCGCGGGGCAATTCGGCAAGCTTCAGCGTTGCCTTGAAACGCTCCTCGATGGGCGCTTCCTGGTCCTTGATGATCGCCTTCAGGGCCGCGCGTTTCGCGGCATGTGCCGCAACCGTGCGACGACGGCGCTTGTTCTTTTCGACTGCGCTAGCTTTAGCCATGTCAAATATCCTCTCTACGCTTGCCGTTACTGCCGAAACGGGAAGTTGAACTCTGCCAGCAGAGCCCGTGCCTCGTCGTCCGTCTTCGCAGTCGTACAAACGATGATATCCATGCCCCAGATCTGATCGACCTTGTCGTAGTCGATCTCCGGAAACACAATGTGTTCCTTGATGCCCATGGCAAAATTGCCATTGCCGTCAAAGCTTTTGGGGTTGAGGCCCCTAAAGTCACGGACGCGCGGCAGGGCAATGTTGACCAGCCTGTCCATGAATTCATACATGCGCGTCTGGCGCAGAGTCACCTTGGCGCCCAGCGGCATGGCTTCACGCACCTTAAAGCCGGCAATCGACTTGCGTGCATAGGTCACCACGGCCTTCTGGCCGGAAATCGCCGCCAGATCTTCCGCAGCCGCAGCCGGCTTCTTGGAATCATTGGTGGCTTCGCCAACACCCATGTTGATAACGATTTTCTCAACACGCGGAATTTCCATGATGTTCTTGTAGGAGAACTTCTC
This portion of the Hoeflea prorocentri genome encodes:
- a CDS encoding adenylate kinase, with translation MRLILLGPPGAGKGTQAQRLVEKHGIPQLSTGDMLRAAVAGETEVGLRAKAVMDAGKLVSDDIVNAIVSERLDQPDCKPGFILDGYPRTLVQADATEKMLASKDMGLSAVVELRVDDDVLVDRISGRYTCANCGAGYHDVNLKPAKDGVCDKCGSTEFSRRKDDNPETVRTRLQAYYKETSPLLGYYYAKGLLKQVDGMADIDVVTAQINEILSSL
- the secY gene encoding preprotein translocase subunit SecY, with the translated sequence MASAAEQLAANLNFSAFAKAEDLKKRIWFTLGALLVYRLGTYIPLPGLNPEAFAQAFQQQAGGILGLFNMFAGGAVERMAIFALGIMPYISASIIMQLMTSVVPTLEQLKKEGEQGRKVINQYTRYGTVLLATMQAYGIAVGLESGSGIVTDPGWFFRISTVITLVGGTMFLMWLGEQITARGIGNGISLIIFAGIVAALPGAIAGTLELGRTGALSTGLIIMVIVIAIAVIAFIVFMERAQRRLLIQYPKRQVGNRMFQGDSSHLPLKLNTAGVIPPIFASSLLLLPATLAGFSNTTDLPPWATAVLATLGHGQPLYMLFYAVMIGFFAFFYTAVVFNPKDTADNLKSHGGFIPGIRPGERTAEYIDYVLTRITAVGAIYLIFVCLLPEVLIAQTGIPFYLGGTSLLIVVSVTLDTVAQVQGHLIAQQYEGLIKKSKLRGGKRGR
- the rplO gene encoding 50S ribosomal protein L15, giving the protein MKLNELRDNEGATRVNKRVGRGIGSGKGKTGGRGVKGQKSRSGVAIKGFEGGQMPIYRRLPKRGFTNIFAKNFNVVSVGRLQAAVDAKKLDAKKTVDAAALKDAGVIRREKDGVRVLSDGELKAKLTLEVAGASKTAIEKIEKAGGSIKLLAAAEQAEK
- the rpmD gene encoding 50S ribosomal protein L30, with product MADKKTGKTVTVEQTGSPIRRPADQRQTLIGLGLNKMHRRRTLEDTPAVRGMIRKVSHLVRVVDEG
- the rpsE gene encoding 30S ribosomal protein S5 is translated as MAREQRRDNRGRDDERDSEFVDKLVHINRVAKVVKGGRRFGFAALVVVGDQKGRVGFGHGKAREVPEAIRKATESAKRNMIFVPLRSGRTLHHDVRGRHGAGKVLLRSAKPGTGIIAGGPMRAVFETLGMQDVVAKSTGSSNPYNMVRATFDALKHQMHPKDIAAQRGIKYSTLQARRASIVGNEE
- the rplR gene encoding 50S ribosomal protein L18, coding for MASRKEVLVRRAARVRRQVKAVANGRPRLSVHRSSKNIYAQIIDDVAGNTIVAASTLDVDLRKKLKTGADKDAAAAVGKLVAERASKAGVKDVVFDRGAFIYHGRIKALADAAREAGLNF
- the rplF gene encoding 50S ribosomal protein L6 gives rise to the protein MSRIGKKPVSVPAGVTATVEGQKVTAKGPKGELSFVVNDEVLVKLEENQLVVSPVDQSKDARSKWGMSRTMIENIITGVTDGFERRLEINGVGYRAAMQGKNLQLALGYSHDVIFEAPDGISIACPKPTEIVVTGIDKQQVGQVASKIRGFRKPEPYKGKGVKYAEERIVRKEGKKK
- the rpsH gene encoding 30S ribosomal protein S8; protein product: MAMTDPLGDMLTRIRNANGRRKSTVSTPASKLRARVLDVLQSEGYIRGYSEVNYDNGKSEINIELKYYEGTPVIREISRVSKPGRRVYVSVKSIPQVANGLGISILSTPKGVMADHEAREQNVGGEVLCHIF
- the rpsN gene encoding 30S ribosomal protein S14, which produces MAKASAVEKNKRRRRTVAAHAAKRAALKAIIKDQEAPIEERFKATLKLAELPRDGSKTRIRNRCEVSGRPRGYYRKLKLSRIALRELGSLGRVPGVVKSSW
- the rplE gene encoding 50S ribosomal protein L5, which gives rise to MAEANYEPRLKTEYGARIRDAMLEKFSYKNIMEIPRVEKIVINMGVGEATNDSKKPAAAAEDLAAISGQKAVVTYARKSIAGFKVREAMPLGAKVTLRQTRMYEFMDRLVNIALPRVRDFRGLNPKSFDGNGNFAMGIKEHIVFPEIDYDKVDQIWGMDIIVCTTAKTDDEARALLAEFNFPFRQ